CTGATGAACTTTTCTTGAATGGACAAATCAAGCCTATGAAGCTATCCACTCATTTGGAAAGACCTCAGGTTTTGGCTCCTTTGTTGGATCTTGAacatgaagaagatgaagaaactGAAGATGTTGATAACAAAGCAAGAGGCAGAGATCTAAGGCTAAGGGATAAGTCTTTAAGGAGAAGAACAAGATCCATGTCCCCTTTAAGAAATGACCAAAACATGTGCTTGGATAAAGGTTTAAGCAAGCAAAAAGCTGACAGCAAGAACCATGATGATGAAGAGATGTATAATGAAACAAGTGCTTCAATGTCAGCTTCTTCTTCAAGGTCTTCTTCAGCTGGGAGAAGCTCAAAGAGATGGGTTTTCTTGAAAGATTTCCTAAGGAGCAAAAGTGAAGGGAGAAGCAACAATAAGTTCTGGTCCACCATTTCATTCTCTCCaactaaagaaaagaaatctGGGACCAAAACCAGTGCTTGTGTGATTCAGCAATCTAAAGAGAAGCCAAGCAATGTGTCAAATGGGGTATCAGAGAATCAAAGGAGCATTAAGAGTAAGCCTGTGAATGGGATAGGGAAAGGGAAGAGGAGGGTTCCACCATCACCACATGAGTTGCATTACACAGCAAATAGAGCACAGGCTGAAGAAATGAGGAAGAAGACCTTTTTGCCTTATAAACAAGGCTTATTCGGGTGCTTGAGTTTTAGCTCAAAAGGTTATGGTGCCATGAATGGCTTAGCTAGAGCTTTGAATCCTGTTTCCTCCAGCTAAACCCCAGTTAATTAGAGGGTATCAAAGAAAGtatagaaatatatattttatacttaagATTTTAACTTTATGATCATATAAATGTATTTTACAGTTTGATACATTTTCTCTTTTGTTTCAAAAGAGAAGCTGTTCCTCTAGAAAAATTTAGACCAATATTTCCTATGCATATTTTGCCCTGTAACACATTCTAATATCTATTTCTCATTTATCTTTTGTGCTTTTTCTCATAAAATTTTATcaataacaacattcatacatTCTTAATTATGATAAACAAAGTTTCTATATTATAAGAGAAACAGTAACAAAAGATTAGTGAATGATACtttgatttgtaaaataaaaattttcttccAATTGCTTACCTAAATCTAAGCCTCATATGTTCAAATAAGAAGATTTGCAACTCCTTTATTTTTTTCACTTTCACAACAATGGTTATAATCTGCTAATGCTGAGATATTTATAATTACAACATTATATGATATTACTGGGTAAAACTATCATAGAGGTTCTTGATTTAGAAATCAGATTGTATTTTACCTTTTCTACTAAAAAATGGGTAAACTGATTCTTGTaggttagatcaaagagtaaattaattattctgtttaaaattccatccatttttACATTTAAAAATTGGTCCCTATACGTCAACCTAAAATATACGTGGCACACCACGTGCCTTTATTTGGTTTTTATGTTAGTCATACtagtttttaataatagaaatgaatgaaaattttaacaaaaaaagactagtttgctctttaatctaatgtacaggaattaatttgcccattttttagtagaggggcaaaatgtaatccaACACTTAATACAGGGATCTCCATTATATTTTTGCCGACATTATTGATGCATTTGTAAGATTTTGAAGTGGGTTTATATAAAAGTTGATATGGCTTGAGGTTCTCATTGAGAAACATAACACTCTTTTTCCTTTTAGATTGTGGAAGCAACAATATCAAACAACACATAGTTGAGTTTCTAGGATCTCAAATCTCTAACTTCCCCTGCTGGCTGTTGCAATTTGGTGGCATATGGCCAATGGTTTAACCCACATTAGCACAAGCACATGAGGATGCCCTTGCCCCTCCCCTTCCCCCCACATGAACTGAGCCCACAAATGCACATCATGTCTTTATATTTTGCATTATATCATATGGGTTTGTTGGCCTCAATATTAGAGATGGAGATGCTAGTCATGTTCTATAAAAATCTACCAATGATACATGGAAAACATCCATGCTTATAGCTTAAAACTACGAGGGAAAGAAAATAATGATGGATAGAAAATTTTTTTGAAACCGGGGGCCTGTTGTATAGATGTTGACATAAAAGGTaatcatgaggaatggacataaAGGAGTTAGAGATTATATGACATTGACTTGATCTTGATAGTGTTTTCGAATTCCAAACATTTGATTGATCTCTTTTTGGATTCTTCTATATGGgtttttttaaattctaaattgtgatCATTAATGAATCATCATGGTACTCCATTTCTTTTTTATAACAAGCCCAACATTGTGTCCCTTACCATTGGTTTATAGATAAGCTTTGGTGTGATAAACGGTAATTGGATACCACAAAGCCAAATTATCATTGAAACATATTGAAAGAGAAATGGAAATTATTAGGTGAGGAAATATCAGACGAAAGGATATATGAGGTCCCAATTCCAGCATTGCTAAAAATCACATCAAACATGGGGCCATAGCTTTGTGCATTATTATATTGGAGGGGCTGTTTTATACAGTTTTCAGAGTTATCCCCAAAGCATCATTTTGATGAACCAAACTGGTTAAAAGAGTTATGGAGATTTCAGGTTTAACTTTGCTTCTTTTTTCATTTTGCATCTCTACCCTAAATGCTATGGCCCCATTTCTAACCCTTTTAAGTTATCTTTTACCAATTGCATATTGTAGCATATTTGAATGGTTTTGCCACCTTTAAGTAAGTGTCAACTCATATGTTCTAACCTGTCGTGGAAGTTTGCTGTGAACTTGGAACAAGTTAAAGGCAAAACAAGTTCCCTTCACGTGGATAACTTTCGTACTGCCAAACTCGAGAATTGAGGGAGAGGTTTTTAAAATAGGATAAATTGTTGAATAGATTATACTACTAATTTTTAGTTAAATTGATCGGtttgattttaattaaataaattattaaaaatttataaaagttaaaattaaaaatattaaaaatagaaaGAATTGATTTAATCAACTTTTAGTCTAGTTTAAGTAATTCTAAGCGGTTTGCTTAAGACTTAGTCCAAAGTCGGTTCAACACTTTGTTTGGACAAGTATACCAAACAATTCTCGGTCCAATTGATTTGACTAGCCGGTTCGATTTAGTTTTAACAATCATGATTGAGAGAGAAATTGTGGTTAATTTCATCACACGTCATTAAACTATGGCACAGATTCTAAATTAGTTTCTGAACTTTAAAACGTTGTAATTGAATCCTCAATGTATTAGTATCGTATAAATCAAGTTCTTTCATGAGCTTATCATTTatcttcatttattttagatATTAAATGCTAACTCAATTTGGCGTGGAACAtatttaaaatgtgtattaaattaTAAACACGTATTTAACTATTTatctattatataaataatttagatctgacatattaaaaaataataaaatttaatatgtttatatcaTATCTAAACTGATATTAATACCTAAATTGATAGATGAGAGTTCAAAAACTAATTtagaatatataaaaaaaaaaaagtttgaggACATTTGGTGAATTATAACCCATATAAGCTGTATATAAACAGAACAAATACCCTCAAACTTTCTGCAAAAAGGGAAGTTTAGGCCCTGCAAACCTGGACAAATGGATCAAAACGATTCATGCACTATAATCTACAATGATCTTTTGTTAAAGTTGAACGTTGAAAATGACGAGCAAATAGGGAGAGAGGGAAATTGGCACAGCCTATCCCAAAACCAAGGGCTATGTATATGGAGAGGCACCCATTTGTCTGTTTGGAACAAGAGAATAATAAATATACTACATGACATGAATAAAAACAACTATGAGTCGAGTGGGTGGGCCAAAATATGTGACAGTCTGTGCCCCTTCCAAACGACTGTTTCACCCACGTAACCCCATTATCTTCTCTGCAACTCCATTTCTGCTTTTATTTTCTGACAACCTTCATTCAACTTCACCAGAATTTCCCGGATGACTCGGTCTTCTGTCTCCCCTTCTAACATTCATTAACACCCAAGTTATCGGTTCTTAATCCGTAATAACGAGGCCTTAAACTATTATCAACAGGAAATCCAGCAGCTGGTGCCTCAGTTTCGGAGCCTTTTGTAACATATGTCAATGTTAATGACAAGCTAGAAATTTTACATTCGATCAAAATTGGATTTTagttgttttaaataaaaatttaattttatctgCTGAAAAATATCATAAAAATCTTTATACTATCTTTGGTTCTTTTACTAAAATAATCAGGTAAAATGATCTTTTAGGAGCAAAATCATCCCCGATAAAATTAAGCTATTAAATGTTTATTTCAGTGTTTCATATATGtgacataataataaatttagtttttaatttttacacatttatttaatttggtctTATTTTTTATTTGGAGTAAATTGTCTCTCAACCTTCTATTGACGAGGtagtcttattttattttatatctcacatcaataaataattttaaaaataaaaatttaaaaattttgaaatcataaaataaaaattataattttaatattttaataaatttggttgtaaaattatttttatcctttttattgttttaatatttttatacttaaAAAGAATATACTTTAGAAATCTTTCAatcatttaattttctttttaaataaaataaaatttaaaatttattgccatagtttcttcttcttcattgttGCTTTCCATCATTCACCATCATCTTTCGTTACTGCCAAACTCCGTTCGAGTCGCCTTGCTCTGATATACTCATCCATTTCCCTTCTTTCAAGTTTTCCAATTTGTTTTCTCAAAAAATTCCTTGAAAATTCTAAAATCCATCCTTGAGCCTTGACCTTCCTTGTCTCCGATCTTTTTCTCCATTTGTCAGATGGCCTCTATTTTGAGTATGCATTTTCTCTTGCTGAGCTCTTCTATTATTTTGGCCGCTAGTTTTAATGTCTTGATTTATTTGGTTTATTGTATTGTAGGGTTTTTGTTGGTTCAACAATGAGAAACTAGGTTCTATTAGGGATAAGGATGATGCACCACGTTGCAGAGAAAACACAAAAAGTTTGAAGAAAAAAATTAGAGAAAACAAATAAGAAgagaaaaaaggaaagaaattcaTTAACCAATTTCATACCTGCTTCTTTTCTTACTttgctatttaaaaaaaaaaaaaggaaagaatttgGTTATTACCCAAGTTAATTAGGAATGCGGTTACATGACAGCTGTAGCTTTTCCCACTAAACTCACTGTTCCATTAAACCTATACACACTGTTTTCATTAACATGAATTACCCCAAAACGCAACATTCTActgattaaatttttatttcttatttttagtTTCCGCCATAACAAATACTTATTCCTTCAAAAGATTATTGTCCTCAATGATCAAAAGTAGGGAATTTGATTTGCAGCTATTGTAATGGCTCATAAGTGGCATCTTCTAGAGGTCCATTCCACTAACACTTCGATGATTTCCTAATTTCCCCTCTTGGCCATACGTCTTTCTAAAACACGAACATGTTCCATGAGCATAGTTCCACCAGTACCTACTACTAGTAAAgtggattgaactagaattgttCCTACATGCCTTATAAGTTAGGAAACATGGAAAGTAGGGTGAATTCGAGACCCCAGAGGCAATTGTAACCAATAGGCCACTTGTCCTACCTTGGCCTCTATGGTAAAAGGGCTAAAATACTTAGGTGATAAATTTTGGTTCAGCACATTTCGGACCGTGTGTTATCGATAGGGTTGCAACTTGAGATAAACAAACTCCTCTACTTAGAACTCCCTATCACTCCTGTGTCGATTTGCCAATTGCTTCATTTTGTCTTGGGCTCATTTCAAGTGAAAATGAAGAAATCTTTTAGCAGCATCACGGTGCTATAAACTCCAATCCATACTACCAACCGAGGGCCTCGTAAATGTAGTATGAATTGTTGAATGGAAGGTAGAATTGTAC
Above is a genomic segment from Gossypium arboreum isolate Shixiya-1 chromosome 8, ASM2569848v2, whole genome shotgun sequence containing:
- the LOC108468195 gene encoding uncharacterized protein LOC108468195, with amino-acid sequence MMFLTPNSHESSQHGQALDPHERQGYPEDYDSTCSTPYVSAPSSPGRAPGPGSINGGFFYSAPASPMHFAMTSVASIVSSTRPSSPDNSVPLGFEFEFSGRFGSSGLGQTGSMSSADELFLNGQIKPMKLSTHLERPQVLAPLLDLEHEEDEETEDVDNKARGRDLRLRDKSLRRRTRSMSPLRNDQNMCLDKGLSKQKADSKNHDDEEMYNETSASMSASSSRSSSAGRSSKRWVFLKDFLRSKSEGRSNNKFWSTISFSPTKEKKSGTKTSACVIQQSKEKPSNVSNGVSENQRSIKSKPVNGIGKGKRRVPPSPHELHYTANRAQAEEMRKKTFLPYKQGLFGCLSFSSKGYGAMNGLARALNPVSSS